The following coding sequences lie in one Corynebacterium humireducens NBRC 106098 = DSM 45392 genomic window:
- a CDS encoding bifunctional riboflavin kinase/FAD synthetase → MIVWHGVEEIPADLEGTVVTIGVFDGVHRGHQRLIEEAVRQAHTRGVPAVMVTFDPHPIKVFLPDRAPVLLNTVEERFRRAGELGIDAVLVIDFNRELAGLSPEDYFQTLLVDGLHARCVVVGQNFTFGRDAAGTADTMREQGMRHGVDVEIVDLLHDDGLRICSSNIRAFLADQDVARAEWALGRPFTVAGEIMRGAGRGGRELGFPTANQYFSDDVALPADGVYAGWFTVLGEDPIDGDMEPGVAYPAAISVGKNPTFGDKERSVESFILDRDADLYGRVAEVSFVDHVRDMVKFDSVEALLEAIRADVARVREILG, encoded by the coding sequence GTGATTGTTTGGCACGGAGTTGAGGAGATCCCCGCCGACCTCGAGGGGACTGTGGTGACCATCGGCGTGTTCGATGGTGTGCACCGGGGACATCAGCGCCTCATCGAAGAGGCGGTGCGGCAGGCGCACACCCGCGGTGTTCCCGCGGTGATGGTGACGTTTGACCCGCACCCGATCAAGGTGTTCCTGCCGGACCGCGCGCCGGTGCTGCTCAACACCGTGGAGGAGCGTTTCCGCCGGGCAGGTGAGCTGGGCATCGACGCGGTGCTGGTCATCGACTTCAACCGGGAGCTCGCGGGCCTGTCGCCGGAGGACTACTTCCAGACGCTGCTGGTGGACGGTCTGCACGCGCGCTGCGTGGTTGTCGGTCAGAACTTCACCTTCGGCCGTGATGCCGCCGGCACCGCCGACACGATGCGGGAGCAGGGCATGCGGCACGGCGTCGACGTCGAGATCGTCGACCTGCTTCACGACGACGGCCTGCGCATCTGCTCCTCCAACATCCGTGCCTTCCTCGCCGACCAGGACGTCGCCCGCGCCGAGTGGGCCCTGGGGCGCCCCTTCACCGTGGCGGGTGAGATCATGCGCGGCGCCGGCCGCGGTGGCCGCGAGCTCGGCTTCCCGACCGCCAACCAGTACTTCTCCGACGACGTCGCGCTGCCCGCGGACGGCGTCTACGCCGGCTGGTTCACCGTGCTGGGGGAGGACCCCATCGACGGTGACATGGAGCCCGGCGTCGCGTACCCGGCGGCGATCTCGGTGGGCAAGAACCCCACCTTCGGGGACAAGGAGCGCAGCGTCGAGTCCTTCATCCTCGACCGCGACGCCGACCTCTACGGGCGTGTCGCGGAGGTCTCCTTCGTCGACCACGTGCGTGACATGGTGAAGTTCGACTCGGTGGAGGCGCTGCTGGAGGCCATCCGGGCCGACGTGGCGCGCGTGCGGGAGATCCTCGGGTGA
- the truB gene encoding tRNA pseudouridine(55) synthase TruB: protein MTDPLASSGLVVVDKPQGMTSHDVVSRLRRIFSTRRVGHAGTLDPMATGVLVVGVERGTRFLAHLVTATKAYDATIRLGAATSTDDAEGEVLSTASAADVSPEDVLAAIADLTGDIMQRPAAVSAIKIDGRRAHERVRDGETVELPARPVTVSRFDAHEFRRDGDFLDVDVSVACSSGTYIRSLARDLGAALGVGGHLTALRRTEVGPFLLADALTLPELEESPRLSLTLDEALARSYPVLPVTDEEATALAMGKWLEPRGLKGVHAAVAPDGRSIALVREKGKRLATVFVARPNTL from the coding sequence ATGACTGATCCCCTGGCCAGTTCCGGACTCGTCGTGGTGGACAAGCCCCAGGGCATGACCTCCCACGACGTTGTTTCCCGCCTCCGCCGCATCTTCTCCACCCGTCGCGTCGGACACGCCGGCACCCTCGACCCGATGGCCACCGGCGTCCTCGTCGTCGGCGTCGAGCGCGGCACCCGCTTCCTCGCGCACCTGGTCACCGCCACGAAGGCCTACGACGCCACCATCCGCCTCGGCGCCGCGACCAGCACGGATGACGCGGAAGGCGAGGTCCTGTCCACCGCCTCGGCGGCTGACGTGTCCCCGGAGGATGTGCTCGCCGCCATCGCGGACCTCACCGGCGACATCATGCAGCGCCCCGCCGCCGTCAGCGCCATCAAGATCGACGGCCGCCGCGCCCACGAGCGCGTCCGCGACGGCGAGACCGTCGAGCTCCCCGCCCGTCCCGTCACGGTCTCGCGTTTCGACGCCCACGAGTTCCGCCGCGACGGCGACTTCCTCGACGTCGACGTCTCCGTCGCCTGCTCCTCCGGCACCTACATCCGCTCCCTCGCGCGCGACCTGGGCGCGGCGCTCGGCGTGGGCGGTCACCTCACCGCTCTACGACGCACCGAGGTCGGCCCCTTCCTCCTCGCCGACGCCCTCACCCTCCCGGAGCTGGAGGAGTCGCCCCGCCTCTCGCTCACCCTCGACGAGGCCCTCGCCCGCTCCTACCCGGTGCTGCCCGTCACCGACGAGGAGGCCACGGCTCTGGCCATGGGCAAGTGGCTCGAACCCCGGGGCCTCAAGGGCGTCCACGCCGCGGTCGCCCCGGACGGCCGCTCCATCGCGCTCGTGCGCGAGAAGGGCAAGCGGCTGGCCACCGTGTTCGTGGCACGCCCGAACACTCTCTAG
- a CDS encoding 4'-phosphopantetheinyl transferase family protein, whose amino-acid sequence MLDASLFPDAARFCYVITDKQHPDLQNYHGLHPLEQALVSHSVDIRKAEFGDARWCAHQALSDLGEWNHEPILRGERGMPLWPRDITGSMTHTEGFRAAVVAPKTHVRSMGLDAEPAQPLPREVISSIARPGEMPQLERLQDEGIECADRLLFCAKEATYKAWFPMTHRWLGFEEAEIDIRSDGSFVSYLLVRPTPVPFISGRWMLDDGYVIAATAVT is encoded by the coding sequence ATGCTTGACGCCTCCCTCTTCCCCGACGCGGCGCGCTTCTGCTATGTCATCACCGACAAGCAGCACCCCGACCTGCAGAACTACCACGGACTGCACCCCCTCGAGCAGGCGCTGGTGTCCCACTCCGTGGACATCCGCAAGGCCGAGTTCGGCGACGCCCGCTGGTGCGCCCACCAGGCCCTCTCCGACCTGGGGGAGTGGAACCACGAACCCATCCTCCGCGGCGAACGCGGCATGCCCCTGTGGCCCCGCGACATCACCGGTTCCATGACCCACACCGAGGGCTTCCGGGCGGCCGTCGTCGCCCCCAAGACGCACGTGCGTTCCATGGGCCTCGACGCCGAACCCGCGCAGCCCCTGCCCCGCGAGGTCATCAGCTCCATCGCCCGGCCCGGCGAGATGCCGCAGCTCGAACGCCTCCAGGACGAGGGCATCGAATGCGCCGACCGGCTGCTCTTCTGCGCCAAGGAGGCCACCTACAAGGCGTGGTTCCCCATGACGCACCGCTGGCTCGGCTTCGAGGAGGCGGAGATCGACATCCGCTCCGACGGGTCCTTCGTCTCCTACCTGCTGGTGCGTCCGACGCCGGTGCCGTTCATCTCCGGGCGCTGGATGCTTGACGACGGCTACGTGATCGCCGCAACCGCCGTCACGTAG
- a CDS encoding metallophosphoesterase family protein: protein MSTTLWAVSDLHGAVKANTVRFDEIQPSDPSDWLIVAGDVAERTDLVVRILTQLRDRFAQVIWVPGNHELFSRSTDRYQGRDKYTELVEACRAIDVLTPEDPYPVFGGVTLVPLFTLYDYSFRGPGMTVEQAVQAAHDRQIMMTDEFAIAPFVDVRAWCWDRLAYSIKRLSRIDGPTILINHWPLVQEPTLTMRHPEIALWCGTRHTRTWAERYNAQAVIYGHLHMPGKIEVAGVPHIEVSLGYPREWERHGHLNPWPYPVMRLGGDEDA, encoded by the coding sequence ATGAGTACGACACTGTGGGCGGTCAGCGACCTGCACGGCGCGGTCAAGGCCAACACCGTCCGCTTCGACGAGATCCAGCCGAGCGACCCCTCGGACTGGCTCATCGTGGCCGGCGACGTGGCGGAGCGCACTGATCTGGTGGTGCGCATCCTCACGCAGCTGCGCGACCGTTTCGCGCAGGTCATCTGGGTGCCGGGCAACCACGAGCTGTTCTCCCGCTCGACGGACCGCTACCAGGGGCGCGACAAGTACACCGAACTCGTCGAGGCCTGCCGGGCCATCGACGTGCTCACCCCGGAGGACCCGTACCCCGTGTTCGGCGGTGTGACCCTCGTGCCGCTGTTCACGCTCTACGACTACTCCTTCCGCGGCCCCGGCATGACCGTCGAGCAGGCCGTCCAGGCGGCGCACGACCGGCAGATCATGATGACCGACGAGTTCGCCATCGCCCCCTTCGTCGACGTCCGCGCGTGGTGCTGGGACCGGCTGGCGTACTCCATCAAGCGCCTCTCGCGTATCGACGGCCCCACCATCCTCATCAACCACTGGCCCCTCGTGCAGGAACCCACCCTCACGATGCGCCACCCCGAGATCGCCCTCTGGTGCGGCACCCGCCACACCCGCACCTGGGCCGAACGCTACAACGCGCAGGCCGTCATCTACGGGCACCTGCACATGCCCGGCAAGATCGAGGTCGCCGGCGTCCCGCACATCGAGGTCTCCCTCGGCTACCCGCGCGAATGGGAACGCCACGGCCACCTCAACCCCTGGCCCTACCCGGTCATGCGCCTCGGAGGTGACGAGGATGCTTGA
- a CDS encoding MATE family efflux transporter has translation MTVTARQIFGLALPALGVLAATPLYLLLDTAVVGRLGAFELAALAVGTTVQSTVTTQLTFLSYGTTARASRLYGSGRRADAVAEGVQASWVGLGVGLLLAAVVWLFAGQIGLALSGDPATAAAAAQWLHIEAFAIPLTLLIMAGNGWLRGVQDTRRPLYYTLAGVIPGAILIPVLVGQFGLPGSAMANVVGISITSTLFLLALRREHTGSWRPRWDIMRRQLVMGRDLIVRSLSFQVAFISAAAVAARFGTSSLAAHQILLQLWNFITLVLDSLAIAAQTLTGAALGRGTVGVAKQVGQRVTLYSLIFAAALGAGFALGAGLIPRIFTDDGDVLASMGGPWWLMIVMIILGGVVFALDGVLLGAGDAAFLRTITVLAVVGGFLPGVWLSFALDGGLTGIWVGLLAFILIRLLAVVWRFRSMAWAVVEP, from the coding sequence GTGACGGTCACCGCCCGGCAGATCTTCGGGCTGGCTCTGCCTGCCCTGGGTGTGTTGGCCGCCACCCCGCTGTACCTGCTCCTGGACACGGCCGTCGTCGGCCGCCTCGGCGCCTTCGAGCTGGCGGCGCTGGCGGTGGGCACGACCGTGCAGTCGACGGTGACCACGCAGCTGACCTTCCTGTCCTACGGCACCACCGCCCGCGCCTCCCGCCTCTACGGTTCCGGGCGGCGTGCCGACGCCGTCGCCGAGGGCGTCCAGGCCTCCTGGGTGGGGCTCGGCGTGGGGCTGCTGCTCGCCGCGGTCGTGTGGCTGTTCGCCGGGCAGATCGGCCTGGCGCTCTCCGGCGACCCGGCCACCGCGGCCGCCGCGGCCCAGTGGCTGCACATCGAGGCCTTCGCCATCCCCCTGACGCTGCTCATCATGGCCGGCAACGGCTGGCTGCGCGGCGTGCAGGACACCAGACGCCCCCTCTACTACACGCTCGCGGGCGTGATTCCCGGCGCGATCCTCATCCCGGTGCTCGTCGGGCAGTTCGGGCTGCCGGGCTCGGCGATGGCCAACGTCGTGGGCATCAGCATCACGAGCACGCTCTTCCTGCTGGCCCTGCGCCGGGAGCACACGGGCAGCTGGCGACCCCGCTGGGACATCATGCGCCGGCAGCTCGTCATGGGACGGGACCTCATCGTCCGCTCCCTGTCCTTCCAGGTGGCGTTCATCTCGGCGGCGGCGGTGGCGGCGCGGTTCGGCACCTCCTCGCTGGCGGCGCACCAGATCCTGCTGCAGCTGTGGAACTTCATCACCCTGGTCCTCGACTCGCTGGCCATCGCGGCGCAGACCCTGACGGGGGCGGCGCTGGGGCGGGGGACGGTGGGCGTCGCGAAGCAGGTGGGGCAGCGGGTGACGCTGTACTCGCTCATCTTCGCCGCCGCCCTGGGCGCCGGGTTCGCCCTCGGGGCGGGGCTTATCCCGCGCATCTTCACGGACGACGGGGACGTGCTCGCGTCGATGGGCGGGCCCTGGTGGCTCATGATCGTGATGATCATCCTCGGCGGCGTCGTCTTCGCCCTCGACGGCGTGCTCCTCGGCGCCGGTGACGCCGCGTTCCTGCGCACCATCACCGTCCTCGCCGTGGTCGGCGGTTTCCTGCCCGGTGTGTGGCTCTCCTTCGCCCTCGACGGCGGGCTGACCGGCATCTGGGTGGGTCTGCTGGCGTTCATCCTCATCCGACTGCTCGCCGTGGTCTGGCGCTTCCGGTCCATGGCCTGGGCCGTGGTGGAGCCGTAG
- a CDS encoding DHH family phosphoesterase: MHSYAEAAAAVTAARSVAVVGHVRPDADAIGSVCATVGALRQLGKEAVGLIGQTWPYAENLQTIPGAEEVQLVEELPDVDLIITVDCGSLDRTGRLAGDIAARVEDTLVVDHHASNVGFGAVNLLDFQAESTTTILGRLFEELGVELDVPIAHALYAGLLTDTGSFRWGRPEMHTYAARLMETGLDVRAIAVDLLDANSLADLRMIGRALASVEIHEAGGHRLALIVADQELVCSGSLPAVEGLVDFVRTVEGTDLGAVFKESAPDFWHVSLRSVDMDVSRLAVALGGGGHIPAAGYSAHGTADEVTDALLAELRRQ, translated from the coding sequence GTGCACTCCTACGCCGAGGCAGCCGCGGCTGTCACGGCCGCGCGATCGGTGGCTGTCGTGGGGCACGTGCGCCCCGACGCCGACGCCATCGGTTCCGTCTGCGCCACCGTCGGTGCCCTGCGTCAGCTGGGCAAGGAGGCGGTGGGTCTGATCGGTCAGACCTGGCCCTACGCCGAGAATCTGCAGACCATCCCCGGCGCGGAGGAGGTGCAGCTGGTGGAGGAGCTCCCCGACGTCGACCTCATCATCACCGTCGACTGCGGCTCCCTCGACCGCACCGGACGTCTCGCCGGGGACATCGCGGCCCGGGTGGAGGACACCCTGGTCGTCGACCACCACGCCTCCAACGTCGGCTTCGGCGCGGTCAACCTGCTGGACTTCCAGGCGGAGTCGACGACCACGATCCTGGGCCGTCTCTTCGAGGAGCTGGGCGTCGAGCTGGACGTGCCGATCGCGCACGCCCTCTACGCCGGTCTGCTCACCGACACCGGCAGCTTCCGCTGGGGCCGCCCCGAGATGCACACGTACGCCGCCCGCCTCATGGAGACGGGGCTCGACGTCCGCGCGATCGCCGTCGACCTTCTCGACGCCAACTCGCTCGCCGACCTGCGCATGATCGGCCGGGCCCTGGCCAGCGTGGAGATCCACGAGGCCGGTGGGCACCGCCTGGCGCTCATCGTCGCGGACCAGGAGCTGGTGTGCTCCGGTTCCCTGCCGGCGGTGGAGGGGCTCGTCGACTTCGTCCGCACCGTGGAGGGCACGGATCTGGGGGCGGTGTTCAAGGAGTCCGCGCCTGATTTCTGGCACGTCTCCCTGCGTTCCGTGGACATGGACGTCTCCCGCCTGGCCGTGGCCCTGGGCGGCGGCGGGCACATCCCCGCCGCCGGCTACTCGGCGCACGGCACCGCGGACGAGGTCACCGACGCTCTGCTGGCGGAGCTGCGCCGACAGTGA
- the rbfA gene encoding 30S ribosome-binding factor RbfA: MADNARAGRMAKRIQTIVASAIEREVKDRRLELITVTDTRVTGDLHDATVYYTVRGRTIDEEPNYDEAAEALHRARGQLRKIVGDQLGVRFTPTLAFEVDTVPEASAHMEALLAKARARHAELAELKKNATPAGDANPYKTEEP, translated from the coding sequence ATGGCTGACAACGCCCGCGCCGGCCGCATGGCCAAGCGCATCCAGACGATCGTGGCCTCGGCTATCGAACGCGAGGTGAAGGACCGTCGCCTGGAGCTGATCACCGTCACCGACACCCGGGTCACCGGAGATCTGCACGACGCCACCGTCTACTACACCGTCCGTGGCCGCACCATCGACGAGGAGCCGAACTACGACGAGGCCGCCGAGGCCCTGCACCGCGCCCGCGGGCAGCTGCGCAAGATCGTCGGCGACCAGCTCGGGGTGCGCTTCACCCCGACCCTCGCCTTCGAGGTCGACACCGTGCCGGAGGCGTCCGCCCACATGGAGGCGCTGCTGGCCAAGGCCCGGGCCCGTCACGCCGAGCTGGCCGAGCTCAAGAAGAACGCCACGCCGGCCGGCGACGCGAACCCGTACAAGACCGAGGAGCCGTAG
- a CDS encoding metallophosphoesterase family protein, translating to MSTLWLVSDLHVTFPANRERVERLRPAEEGDWLIVAGDVAESIDTVVDTLARLRRLFARVVWTPGNHELFARPTDRYRGRARYERLVELLREVGVDTPEDPYPVFGDVTVAPLFTLYDYSFRPAGMSAEEALADARAARATLDDELFIAPFVDVADWCAERVAYSRDRLAEVEGPTLLVNHWPLVEEPTRRLRHPEMALWCGTTLTRSFVRDHRAVAVVHGHLHMPGEMHVDGVPHVDVSLGYPFEQARMPRRAWPLPGLRVP from the coding sequence ATGAGCACCTTGTGGCTGGTCTCTGACCTGCACGTCACCTTCCCCGCCAACCGTGAGCGCGTCGAGCGCCTGCGGCCGGCGGAGGAGGGGGACTGGCTCATCGTCGCCGGAGACGTGGCCGAGAGTATCGACACCGTCGTCGACACCCTCGCCCGTCTCCGGCGACTTTTTGCGCGTGTGGTGTGGACCCCGGGCAACCACGAACTCTTCGCCCGCCCCACGGACAGGTACCGCGGGCGGGCCCGTTACGAACGCCTGGTGGAGCTGTTGCGGGAGGTGGGCGTCGATACGCCCGAGGACCCGTACCCCGTCTTCGGGGACGTGACCGTGGCGCCGTTGTTCACGCTCTACGACTACTCCTTCCGCCCCGCGGGCATGAGCGCGGAGGAGGCGCTTGCCGACGCCCGCGCCGCCCGCGCCACCCTCGACGACGAACTGTTCATCGCCCCCTTCGTCGACGTCGCGGACTGGTGCGCCGAGCGGGTCGCCTACTCCCGCGACAGGCTGGCGGAGGTGGAGGGCCCGACGCTGCTGGTCAACCACTGGCCGCTCGTGGAGGAACCCACCCGCCGCCTGCGCCACCCCGAGATGGCGCTGTGGTGCGGCACGACGCTCACGCGGTCCTTCGTGCGTGACCACCGGGCCGTCGCCGTCGTCCACGGACACCTCCACATGCCCGGCGAGATGCACGTGGACGGCGTTCCGCATGTCGACGTCTCCCTCGGCTACCCCTTCGAGCAGGCCCGGATGCCGCGGCGGGCGTGGCCCCTGCCGGGGCTGCGGGTTCCCTGA
- the infB gene encoding translation initiation factor IF-2, protein MPGKLRVHELAKRLGVTSKELLATLKEQGEFVKTASSTVEPPVVRKMEALYQKKDGGAAKPAAKPSAGAPKPGPKPGGAPKPAAPAPKPAAPKPAAPAPKPAAPKPAAPAPKPAAAEAPKPAAPKPAAPKPAAPAPKPGGAPKPGAGAMPRPMPRPGGRPRVANNPFSTGGGDRPAPRPGGGRGQGGPRPGGGRGGQGAPRPGQGAQTDRPAQGGGRRPSPAMMPTSQAPTPGQMPQKAAGAGRGRGGGPGGQGRGPGGPGGGGFRGGGRRGGTAGAFGRPGGAPRRGRKSKRQKRSEYEAMQAPNVIGGVRLPDGGGDTVRLRRGASLSDFAEKIGADPAALVQALFNLGEMITATAAVPEETLQLLGAEINYNVEVVSPEDEDRELLESFDLQFGEDEGGEDDLAKRPPVVTVMGHVDHGKTRLLDTIRKADVGAGEAGGITQGIGAYQIKRVVDDRERRITFLDTPGHEAFTAMRARGAKSTDIAILVVAADDGVMPQTVEAINHAKAADVPIVVAVNKIDKPEASPDKIRGQLTEYGLVPEEYGGDTMFVDISAKQNLHIDELLEAVVLTADASLDLRANPEMDAQGVAIEAHLDRGRGPVATVLVQRGTLRVGDSVVVGDTYGRVRRMIDEHGHDVEEAGPSRPVQMQGLNGVPGAGDNLLVVEDDRVARQIAAQRDARKRSAAQARARKRVSLEDLDAVLKETSVLNLILKGDNAGSVEALEESLLKIEMEDEVELNIIDRGVGAVTQTNVSLAAASDAVIIAFNVRAEGKATEEANAEGVDIRYYTVIYRAIEEVEAALKGMLKPIYEEKEIGTAEIRAIFKASAIGLIAGCMVESGKVRRNASGRLVRDGNVIADNVKIESLRREKDDVTEVNAGYECGMVLSYPDIQIGDKLEVFEMVEVPRD, encoded by the coding sequence GTGCCCGGAAAGCTACGCGTCCATGAGCTCGCAAAGAGGCTCGGCGTAACCAGCAAGGAACTGCTCGCCACGCTCAAGGAGCAGGGCGAGTTCGTGAAGACCGCTTCGTCTACCGTCGAACCCCCGGTGGTTCGCAAGATGGAGGCGCTCTACCAGAAGAAGGACGGCGGCGCGGCCAAGCCCGCGGCCAAGCCGTCCGCAGGTGCCCCGAAGCCCGGCCCCAAGCCGGGTGGCGCACCCAAGCCGGCAGCCCCGGCACCGAAGCCGGCCGCACCGAAGCCGGCGGCACCGGCCCCGAAGCCGGCCGCACCGAAGCCGGCGGCACCGGCCCCGAAGCCGGCTGCCGCAGAGGCCCCCAAGCCGGCTGCCCCGAAGCCGGCTGCCCCGAAGCCGGCCGCACCCGCCCCCAAGCCGGGTGGTGCACCGAAGCCGGGCGCCGGCGCCATGCCGCGTCCGATGCCGCGTCCGGGTGGTCGCCCGCGCGTGGCCAACAACCCCTTCTCCACCGGTGGTGGGGACCGTCCGGCACCGCGTCCGGGCGGTGGCCGTGGTCAGGGCGGTCCGCGCCCCGGCGGCGGTCGTGGCGGCCAGGGCGCACCGCGTCCGGGCCAGGGTGCCCAGACTGACCGTCCGGCACAGGGCGGCGGCCGTCGTCCGTCGCCGGCCATGATGCCGACCTCCCAGGCCCCGACCCCGGGCCAGATGCCGCAGAAGGCGGCCGGCGCCGGTCGTGGCCGCGGTGGCGGTCCGGGTGGCCAGGGCCGTGGCCCGGGTGGCCCGGGTGGCGGCGGTTTCCGTGGCGGCGGACGCCGCGGCGGTACCGCAGGTGCCTTCGGACGTCCGGGCGGCGCACCGCGTCGGGGACGTAAGTCGAAGCGTCAGAAGCGCTCCGAGTACGAGGCGATGCAGGCCCCGAACGTCATCGGTGGCGTTCGTCTGCCCGACGGCGGTGGCGACACCGTGCGTCTGCGCCGTGGTGCCTCCCTGTCCGACTTCGCCGAGAAGATCGGCGCGGATCCGGCAGCACTGGTCCAGGCACTGTTCAACCTCGGTGAGATGATCACCGCCACCGCGGCAGTCCCGGAGGAGACCCTCCAGCTGCTCGGTGCCGAGATCAACTACAACGTCGAGGTCGTCTCCCCGGAGGACGAGGACCGCGAGCTGCTCGAGTCCTTCGACCTGCAGTTCGGTGAGGACGAGGGCGGCGAGGACGACCTCGCGAAGCGCCCGCCGGTCGTGACCGTCATGGGTCACGTCGACCACGGTAAGACCCGACTGCTCGACACCATCCGCAAGGCGGACGTCGGTGCGGGTGAGGCCGGCGGCATCACCCAGGGCATCGGTGCGTACCAGATCAAGCGCGTCGTCGATGACCGCGAGCGCCGGATCACGTTCCTGGATACCCCGGGTCACGAGGCATTCACGGCCATGCGTGCCCGTGGTGCCAAGTCCACGGACATCGCGATCCTCGTGGTCGCCGCCGACGACGGTGTCATGCCGCAGACGGTGGAGGCCATCAACCACGCGAAGGCGGCGGATGTGCCGATCGTCGTCGCGGTGAACAAGATCGACAAGCCGGAGGCCTCCCCGGACAAGATCCGTGGCCAGCTCACCGAGTACGGTCTGGTGCCGGAGGAGTACGGCGGCGACACCATGTTCGTCGACATCTCCGCGAAGCAGAACCTCCACATCGATGAGCTGCTCGAGGCTGTCGTCCTCACCGCGGACGCGTCGCTGGATCTGCGCGCCAACCCGGAGATGGACGCCCAGGGTGTCGCCATCGAGGCGCACCTCGACCGCGGTCGCGGTCCGGTGGCCACCGTCCTGGTCCAGCGCGGTACCCTCCGCGTCGGTGACTCCGTCGTCGTGGGTGACACCTACGGCCGCGTCCGTCGCATGATCGACGAGCACGGCCACGACGTGGAGGAGGCGGGCCCGTCCCGTCCGGTCCAGATGCAGGGCCTCAACGGCGTCCCCGGCGCCGGCGACAACCTGCTCGTCGTCGAGGACGACCGTGTCGCACGTCAGATCGCCGCGCAGCGTGACGCCCGCAAGCGTTCCGCCGCCCAGGCACGCGCCCGCAAGCGCGTCTCCCTCGAGGATCTGGATGCGGTGCTGAAGGAGACCAGCGTCCTCAACCTCATCCTGAAGGGCGACAACGCCGGTTCCGTGGAGGCACTGGAGGAGTCCCTGCTCAAGATCGAGATGGAGGACGAGGTCGAGCTCAACATCATCGACCGTGGTGTCGGTGCCGTCACGCAGACCAACGTCTCGCTGGCTGCCGCGTCCGACGCCGTCATCATCGCCTTCAACGTCCGTGCCGAGGGCAAGGCCACCGAGGAGGCCAACGCCGAGGGCGTGGACATCCGTTACTACACGGTCATCTACCGCGCCATCGAGGAGGTCGAGGCCGCCCTCAAGGGCATGCTGAAGCCGATCTACGAGGAGAAGGAGATCGGTACCGCCGAGATCCGCGCGATCTTCAAGGCCTCCGCCATCGGCCTCATCGCAGGTTGCATGGTCGAGTCCGGCAAGGTCCGTCGCAACGCCTCGGGTCGCCTGGTCCGCGACGGCAACGTCATCGCCGACAACGTCAAGATCGAGTCCCTGCGACGCGAGAAGGACGACGTCACCGAGGTCAACGCCGGTTACGAGTGCGGTATGGTCCTGTCCTACCCGGACATCCAGATCGGCGACAAGCTCGAGGTCTTCGAGATGGTCGAGGTCCCGCGCGACTAA
- a CDS encoding YlxR family protein: MTQTRAPREIRVRTCIATRERKPDIELLRVVLDPRDPTRLLADPGRRLPGRGAWITPDITALELAEQRRAFGRAFRVSGTSLDTGHVRTYLAATAAGPDIVRKTEH; the protein is encoded by the coding sequence ATGACGCAGACCCGCGCACCCCGCGAGATCCGCGTCCGTACCTGCATCGCCACCCGTGAGCGTAAGCCCGACATCGAGCTGCTCCGGGTGGTTCTTGATCCCCGGGACCCGACCCGCCTGCTGGCGGACCCGGGCCGGAGGCTCCCCGGTCGGGGAGCGTGGATCACACCTGACATCACTGCACTCGAGCTGGCGGAACAGCGCCGCGCCTTCGGGCGGGCGTTCCGGGTGTCCGGGACAAGCCTGGACACAGGTCACGTGCGTACGTACCTCGCAGCAACCGCTGCCGGACCCGACATTGTAAGGAAGACCGAACACTGA